From Thermofilaceae archaeon:
GATGTACCTCGCACCCAGCTCGAGCACCGGGATCAGAGCACCACCACCTTCTTCAGCACTTCCTCCGGATTCTTTAGCGCTTCAGTGAAGTCCTCAACCACTTCCACCGCTCCGAGGTAGTTGCCCTCCTTGTCCCGGACAGCAGAGATGAAGACCCTGACTACTCGATCGCCAATCCTCGTCCAGAACTCCCTGTAGTCGGCCTCGCCCCTCTTCAGCGCTTCCACGGTTTCGTTCACCAGCCTCTCGAGGCGCGGTGGGTGGCAGAAGAGCAGCCTCCTGCCGAGGATAGTCCTCGTCCTGACGAACACTGAGGGGAGACGGCCGTCGGAGTAGAACCTGACCCTCTCGCTCGCGTCAGCGAAGGTGACTTCGACGGGCAGCGCATCGAAGATGCCCTTCACCTCTCCCGGGGTGAGGAAGCCCGTACCTAGGTCGAGGTCCCCTTCGCGCTTCAGCTGGTACGCGTCGGGCTCTAGCCTCAGGAGAGCCATTTCCCTGAACTCGGGCGGCAGCCTCTCAACGGCTTCACTGCTGATCTGGGGGTCCACCTGGTGTGGGAGCAGGGGCTCCGCCCTCGGCTCCCACTTTCTCTCGGGCTTCACCAAGTAGCCGATTTTCTCCGCCTCTTCAGCGATCGCGGCCCACTCACCCTCGCCGAAGAGGGCGAAAACAGCGGGGTAGAGGATCTTGTTCTCCCTGAAGACGAGCTCCGACACTTCTCTAGCCAGCTTCAGAGCCTCCTCGGCCACCAATCTTACCTCACTGGGCGGGAGCTCACCCTCAACCCTCTTGAGGAGAGCCCTTAGCTTCACGATAACCCCATCCTCGCGGCCCCAGAGAACCCGGGGGATCGCTACGATCCCCCTCCTCTCAAGGTAGGGGAAGATGAGCATCTGAACCTTCCTGTAGTGGATCCTAATCCCGCGCAGGCCGCGTAGCAGGGCTTTCATCTGCTCGAAGAGCGGCTTCAACTCCTCGTCGCGCGCGGACTGCAAGGCTCCGGCTACAACGCTCAGTTGCTCCGACAGCTTCAGCAGCAGCTCGTTCTCCTTGAGGAGGAGGTCCAGCGGGTGACCCTCCGGCACCTCCCTCAGCTCCCTTCCGGCTAGGTACTCCCGGAAGAGGTCCACGTGTAGGTCGCAGAGCTTCAGAATCTCGGAGATCGGTACCCCCTCCTTCACTAGCTGCTGCTCGATAAGAGGTATCTCCCAGGGCTGCACCGTTGATAAGACTTGCCTGAACTCCCTCTTCAACTCCTCTACGTTCGCCCCCTCGTGCAGCCTCCTCAAGAGGCTTTTAACCAGCTCAATTTTCTGAGCTTCCATATTTGCCACCTGTCAAATTACCCTGTCATAAACCACTTATAAACCTAACTCCCGCGCGCTGTTCTGCTAGAGAAGCCTGCTGCCTATGCCTTTGACAGTGTCCATATGGACAGGATTGCGCTAGAAGAGGTTCGTGAGATGGTCACTGAAGCCCGCTGAGAGCACCCGGAAGCCGCGCGGGCTTCTCGCATAAATTATTCGACAAGCTCCAGCTTCAAGCCGTGGCTTACCAGCTCCTTGAAGTGCCTATCCTTAGACTTCAGCACGAGGTTATGGGCGATCGCTGTCGAAGCGATGAGTAGGTCGGCGTCCGGTACAGGTGACCCCCGCTTCTTGAGCTCATCGTATAGCTCGCAGTAGACCCTTACGACATCGTTGTCGAGGTTGATGACGTCGAAGCTCTCCTCGAGAAGCCTCTTTACGGCGCCGCGCTTTCCCGCGGGAACCCCTCTGAGTACTTCGATTAAAGTAATGATCGATATCGCGCCCTCCTCGAACGACTTCCTCCTGAGCAGCTCGATGAGCCAGCTCGTGTCAAACAGCTTCATCCCAGCGCGAACCCCTTCCTGAACTCCTCCGACGACTGGGCGATCGCCTCAAGATCCTCTCCGCTCAGCAGCTCAACCAGCTCTCTGAAGGCGTTCTCCCTCTTGATCCTCCTAGCCTCCAGGTAGAGCTTGAGGAGGAACTCTCCCCACTCCATGTCCCCCTTCGCCTTCTCCAGCACCTCCTTCACCTCAGCAGGGACAGAGATCGTCGCGTACCTCCTCAACAACATCACCATTCAACTTTATAGCTACATAGTTATATGCGTACCGCCGCCTTTCGATCCTCATCGTTCCGCGCACACCACGCAAAATTAATCATCAAGCCTAGACGGTCATGAGGGTGGTGCAGCTGTCGCTTGAGGAGGTAAAGCTCCTCTGCAGGCGGGCTGAAGGCTTCCTGCGAAACGCTGAGCACCTCATCAGCGTCGGGGAGTGGGATCTTGCCGCCTTCAGCTTGGAGCAGTACTGCCAGCTCGCTCTCAAGTGCAAGCTGCTCCTGAAGACGGGCTCCTACCCGAGGACGCGCTCCTTGAGGAGGCTGGTGAGGGAGTTGGGCAGGATAGCCCCTGAGCTCCTCACGCTGGTGGAGGACGAGGTGAACCTGCACTACGTGGCCAGGCTCGAGGAGGCCTACGTAGCAGCCAGGTACATGCCCTACAGCTACGAGGAGAAGGAGGTTAAGAGCCTCTACCGATTC
This genomic window contains:
- a CDS encoding DUF438 domain-containing protein gives rise to the protein MEAQKIELVKSLLRRLHEGANVEELKREFRQVLSTVQPWEIPLIEQQLVKEGVPISEILKLCDLHVDLFREYLAGRELREVPEGHPLDLLLKENELLLKLSEQLSVVAGALQSARDEELKPLFEQMKALLRGLRGIRIHYRKVQMLIFPYLERRGIVAIPRVLWGREDGVIVKLRALLKRVEGELPPSEVRLVAEEALKLAREVSELVFRENKILYPAVFALFGEGEWAAIAEEAEKIGYLVKPERKWEPRAEPLLPHQVDPQISSEAVERLPPEFREMALLRLEPDAYQLKREGDLDLGTGFLTPGEVKGIFDALPVEVTFADASERVRFYSDGRLPSVFVRTRTILGRRLLFCHPPRLERLVNETVEALKRGEADYREFWTRIGDRVVRVFISAVRDKEGNYLGAVEVVEDFTEALKNPEEVLKKVVVL
- a CDS encoding HEPN domain-containing protein, which produces MRVVQLSLEEVKLLCRRAEGFLRNAEHLISVGEWDLAAFSLEQYCQLALKCKLLLKTGSYPRTRSLRRLVRELGRIAPELLTLVEDEVNLHYVARLEEAYVAARYMPYSYEEKEVKSLYRFVVEKFKPLVEKVV
- a CDS encoding antitoxin VapB family protein, which encodes MLLRRYATISVPAEVKEVLEKAKGDMEWGEFLLKLYLEARRIKRENAFRELVELLSGEDLEAIAQSSEEFRKGFALG
- a CDS encoding type II toxin-antitoxin system VapC family toxin produces the protein MKLFDTSWLIELLRRKSFEEGAISIITLIEVLRGVPAGKRGAVKRLLEESFDVINLDNDVVRVYCELYDELKKRGSPVPDADLLIASTAIAHNLVLKSKDRHFKELVSHGLKLELVE